From a single Solanum dulcamara chromosome 4, daSolDulc1.2, whole genome shotgun sequence genomic region:
- the LOC129886420 gene encoding cytochrome b5-like — translation MSKVHAFSDLSEHNKKDDCWLLISGKVYDVTSFLDDHPGGDDVLLTATGKDATDDFEDVGHSDDARELLKKFFIGEIDSSTLPAEPKYTPPPPTTSSAGNEGSGNLLKILQFLLPLLILGAALAFRSFYQKE, via the exons ATGAGCAAAGTTCATGCTTTTAGTGATTTGTCGGAGCACAACAAGAAAGATGATTGCTGGCTTCTCATCTCTGGAAAG GTTTATGATGTAACCTCATTTTTGGATGATCATCCTGGAGGTGATGATGTCTTGCTAACTGCAACAG GTAAGGATGCAACCGATGATTTTGAAGATGTTGGTCACAGTGATGATGCAAGAGAGCTGTTGAAGAAATTCTTCATTGGTGAAATTGACAGTTCCACCCTTCCTGCGGAACCCAAATATACCCCGCCGCCCCCAACGACATCATCCGCTGGAAACGAgggttctggaaatttattgaagaTATTGCAATTCTTGTTACCtttgttgatattgggtgcaGCCCTCGCCTTCCGTTCCTTTTACCAGAAAGAATAG
- the LOC129884020 gene encoding protein TILLER ANGLE CONTROL 1-like — MISNDENIGDHKQLVLQDEYSMLDGWKGGILTIGTFGFDPLIKDELETGLDDVEDHEECEIIAVNDDEEQNPMMYANNGREKAPTMPNVIPSYCPLADNDEYSNKGIKKERITLADLFSTHLSDDKEKVQLPDLYDDVSNINNKKSSKLPQVKNGLSFAKKIIPRVREDSRRIQKLMTRALKKKVHPDMESKNQKNSRAIIAAAASTMLELSPITTSKSISLREILETTA, encoded by the exons ATGATTAgtaatgatgaaaatattggGGATCACAAACAACTTGTTCTTCAAGATGAGTACTCTATGTTGGATGGCTGGAAAGGAGGAATCCTTACAATCGGCACATTTGGATTCGACCCGCTAATTAAAGATGAATTAGAAACTGGCCTAGACGACGTTGAAGATCATGAAGAATGTGAAATAATTGCAGTTAATGATGATGAAGAACAGAACCCCATGATGTATGCAAATAATGGACGTGAGAAGGCACCAACTATGCCAAATGTGATCCCGAGTTACTGCCCTCTTGCTGATAATGATGAGTACTCAAACAAGGGCATTAAGAAGGAAAGGATCACACTGGCAGATTTGTTCTCAACTCATCTTTCTGATGATAAGGAGAAAGTCCAGCTTCCGGATTTGTACGATGACGTttctaatattaataataagaaatCGTCGAAATTACCCCAAGTGAAAAATGGGCTTTCCTTTGCTAAGAAGATTATTCCTAGAGTCCGGGAGGATTCTCGTCGCATACAAAAA TTGATGACAAGGGCATTGAAAAAGAAGGTTCATCCAGACATGGAAAGCAAGAATCAAAAGAACAGTCGGGCGATCATAGCAGCAGCGGCCAGTACTATGCTCGAGCTTTCCCCTATCACCACCTCCAAATCTATTTCGCTTCGGGAAATTTTAG AAACCACTGCCTAA
- the LOC129884717 gene encoding extensin-like: MSNQQRPFSWFRLAPFGRQMQPTPPPTPRPTAFRAPAPQPYRPPAPQPRPTIRRPAVTAPPPPPPTAPARALFPGITTTPQPAPRSPTPSTAPSSPAKSILSSSPTSPTFLPIISSSFSLRSPETKTPAPYSSSLTTNSPFPKPAASPPKTAPPAPSPATTTVTAPTTSRIAKPLNELPPKHSKMNEKSAMDNKKVSTKFEKLPRRLVTLIGENKGAIMVLKPNSTKKSYTTTTTTNVFGGKSQIVGKKEEANTAEGEMGSKKKNKEDQNDMNTMEMEESTLFINSNIQGVNNSILDDSSLTHHDPGFHIFFSTD; this comes from the coding sequence ATGTCTAACCAACAAAGACCATTTTCATGGTTCCGGTTGGCTCCTTTCGGTCGCCAAATGCAACCAACTCCACCACCTACCCCTCGGCCAACAGCATTTCGAGCTCCTGCTCCACAGCCATATAGGCCTCCTGCCCCTCAGCCTCGGCCAACCATTCGACGACCTGCTGTCACagctcctcctcctcctccaccAACTGCTCCAGCTCGAGCATTGTTCCCTGGGATTACTACTACTCCGCAGCCTGCACCAAGGTCCCCAACACCATCCACTGCCCCTAGCTCTCCAGCCAAATCAATACTTTCTTCTTCACCTACATCTCCCACATTTCTGCCAATCATTTCCTCTTCCTTCAGCTTAAGGAGCCCTGAAACCAAGACCCCTGCCCCTTATTCCTCTTCATTGACAACTAATTCTCCATTCCCAAAACCAGCAGCATCACCACCTAAAACTGCACCTCCAGCTCCTTCACCTGCCACCACCACTGTCACAGCTCCTACTACTTCAAGAATTGCCAAGCCTTTAAACGAATTGCCACCAAAGCACTCTAAGATGAATGAGAAGTCTGCTATGGATAACAAGAAAGTTAGTactaaatttgaaaaattaccAAGGAGGTTGGTAACGCTGATTGGCGAAAATAAAGGGGCGATAATGGTATTGAAACCAAATTCCACCAAGAAATcttatactactactactactactaatgtGTTTGGAGGTAAGTCCCAAATTGTTGGCAAGAAAGAAGAAGCTAATACTGCTGAAGGAGAAATGGGGTCTAAAAAGAAGAATAAGGAAGATCAAAATGACATGAATACAAtggagatggaagaatctacTCTGTTCATTAACAGTAATATACAAGGAGTGAACAATTCGATTTTAGACGATTCAAGTCTCACTCACCATGATCCTggtttccatattttcttctcaACGGATTAA
- the LOC129886422 gene encoding uncharacterized protein LOC129886422, giving the protein MAATLSLLKLPILPSKPKAKISIPSKHSPVTLLPQQCHQDSYNPQKLLLQDTVRSASLPLTALAFPFFLDAKDALAAGGEFGIFEGRSFALIHPIVMSGLFVYTLYAGYLGWQWRRVRTIQNEINELKKEVKPVTVTPEGTPVEPPKPSPVEAKIQQLTEERKELIKGSYKDRHFNAGSILLGFGVFEAIFGGLNTWLRTGKLFPGPHLFAGAGITVLWAAAAALVPAMQKGNETARNLHIALNTLNVVLFVCQIPTGIDIVFKVFEFTNWP; this is encoded by the exons ATGGCCGCCACACTCAGCCTTCTCAAACTTCCAATCTTGCCCTCAAAACCCAAAGCCAAGATTTCAATTCCCAGCAAGCATTCTCCAGTTACTCTTCTGCCACAACAATGTCATCAAGATTCTTACAACCCACAAAAGCTCCTCCTTCAAGATACTGTCAGATCAGCTTCTCTTCCTCTTACAGCACTCGCatttcctttctttcttgatGCCAAG GATGCACTTGCAGCAGGTGGAGAGTTTGGGATTTTTGAAGGGAGGAGTTTTGCTCTGATTCATCCCATTGTGATGAGTGGTTTGTTTGTTTACACTTTATATGCTGGTTATCTTGGGTGGCAATGGCGGAGAGTTAGGACTATACAAAATGAAATTAATGAGCTGAAGAAGGAAGTTAAACCTGTAACTGTGACCCCTGAGGGAACCCCTGTTGAACCCCCTAAGCCATCCCCTGTTGAAGCCAAAATTCAGCAACTCACCGAG GAGCGGAAGGAGTTAATCAAAGGTTCATACAAGGATAGACACTTCAATGCAGGTTCAATATTGCTTGGATTTGGGGTGTTTGAGGCAATTTTTGGAGGTTTGAATACCTGGCTTAGGACAGGAAAGTTATTTCCAGGGCCTCATTTATTTGCAGGGGCAG GGATTACAGTTCTATGGGCCGCAGCAGCAGCCCTTGTACCAGCAATGCAAAAGGGGAACGAAACAGCTAGGAATCTGCACATAGCTTTGAACACATTAAACGTTGTCCTATTTGTTTGTCAAATCCCCACTGGAATTGACATTGTCTTCAAAGTATTCGAATTTACCAACTGGCCTTGA
- the LOC129886423 gene encoding AAA-ATPase At2g46620-like: MLLVNILLILFLVPCFLFLVRFILYRTALILVLRKWANWVDDRIHVHQYLKVAELNENGQDNEFYRRVFLYINSLPSIEDSNFTNLFSGKKSTDIILSLDDNQIIQDEFLGARVDWVNKVERFDHGGICNRSFLLRIKKKDKRRTLRPYIQHIHTVSDDIEQRRRELKLFINNGPSEKPINGRWRSVPFTHHSTLDTIAMDADLKNKVKSDLENFMKSQNYYHKMGRAWKRNYLLYGPSGTGKSSFIGAMANFLNYDVYDIDLSRVSDDSDLKLLLLQTTSRSLIVIEDLDRLVNQKLTTTTLSGLLNFMDGIVNSCCGDEKIMVFTMNSKEQIDPAMLRPGRIDVHIHFPYCDFNSFKYLANNYLGLKEHKLFPQVEEIFHSGATMSPAAIGELMIVNRSSPSRALKSVITALQSNGTEGKITGKGKRLSDSASSPLRLEAPPQAEEIGGANWKDSVPGAKEVRKLYGLLRLKSCKSPSSFDHDSEMIER; this comes from the coding sequence ATGTTGCTTGTAAATATACTTTTGATTCTCTTCTTGGTTCCTTGCTTTTTGTTTCTTGTTAGATTTATCTTGTACAGAACAGCTTTGATTTTAGTTTTGCGGAAATGGGCAAATTGGGTCGACGACAGAATTCATGTTCATCAGTACCTTAAAGTTGCAGAGCTCAATGAAAATGGCCAAGACAATGAGTTCTACCGGAGAGTCTTCCTTTATATCAATTCTTTGCCATCAATCGAAGATTCAAATTTCACCAATTTGTTCTCCGGTAAGAAATCTACTGATATCATTCTATCTCTGGATGACAATCAGATCATTCAAGACGAATTTCTCGGAGCAAGAGTTGATTGGGTAAACAAAGTTGAAAGATTCGATCATGGAGGAATTTGTAACCGGAGTTTCTTACTGAGGattaagaagaaggataaaCGCAGGACTCTCCGGCCGTATATTCAGCATATTCATACCGTCTCCGACGATATTGAACAGCGAAGAAGAGAATTAAAATTGTTTATCAATAATGGGCCTTCGGAAAAACCCATAAACGGACGGTGGAGATCTGTTCCCTTTACGCATCATTCTACTCTGGACACCATAGCCATGGACGCAGATCTCAAGAATAAGGTAAAATCCGAtcttgaaaattttatgaaatCCCAAAATTACTATCACAAAATGGGTCGCGCTTGGAAGCGTAATTACCTCCTCTACGGTCCTTCCGGCACCGGAAAATCTAGCTTCATCGGCGCTATGGCGAACTTCTTGAACTACGATGTTTACGACATTGATTTATCCAGAGTTTCCGATGATTCAGATCTCAAGCTCCTTTTGCTACAAACTACAAGCAGATCCCTAATCGTCATCGAAGATCTCGATCGATTGGTCAACCAAAAATTAACGACGACAACATTATCGGGGTTGCTCAATTTCATGGACGGGATTGTAAATTCTTGTTGCGGCGACGAGAAGATAATGGTTTTCACCATGAACAGCAAAGAACAAATTGACCCAGCGATGCTAAGGCCAGGGAGAATCGATGTACACATACACTTCCCTTACTGTGATTTCAATTCCTTCAAGTATTTAGCAAACAATTATCTGGGTTTAAAGGAGCACAAGCTATTTCCACAAGTGGAGGAGATTTTCCATAGCGGCGCAACAATGAGCCCGGCGGCGATCGGAGAGTTGATGATTGTCAACCGGAGCTCCCCTAGCAGGGCTTTGAAGTCCGTCATCACGGCGTTACAATCCAACGGAACGGAAGGAAAGATCACCGGGAAAGGAAAACGGTTGAGTGACAGCGCATCGTCGCCGCTACGGCTGGAGGCGCCGCCGCAAGCGGAGGAGATAGGTGGCGCAAACTGGAAGGACTCTGTTCCGGGGGCGAAGGAGGTGCGGAAGTTGTACGGACTGTTGAGGTTGAAAAGCTGTAAGAGTCCTAGTTCGTTCGATCACGACTCCGAGATGATCGAACGGTGA